A region of Beijerinckia sp. 28-YEA-48 DNA encodes the following proteins:
- a CDS encoding SRPBCC domain-containing protein, producing MPQIADGKRVDRASRVIKAAPQRIYRALLDPGAIATWRAPKGMMAQIHLFDARPGGRFQMSLHYGSADHKAFGKTSADADVVNGRFVDLVSDQRVVEQVEFVSSDSAFAGTMTITTTLKAIGSDATEVTIECANVPVGIAPEDHQEGLTSTLENLAAYTEGPGGGG from the coding sequence GTGCCACAGATCGCTGACGGCAAGCGAGTTGATCGCGCCTCAAGGGTTATTAAAGCTGCGCCACAGCGCATTTATCGGGCTCTCCTTGATCCGGGGGCGATCGCGACGTGGCGGGCGCCGAAGGGCATGATGGCACAAATACATCTGTTCGACGCCCGGCCGGGCGGGCGGTTCCAGATGTCGCTTCATTATGGGAGCGCGGATCATAAAGCGTTTGGCAAGACCAGCGCCGATGCCGACGTCGTCAACGGGCGGTTCGTCGATCTGGTTTCCGACCAAAGGGTGGTCGAGCAGGTTGAGTTTGTATCGAGCGATTCTGCTTTTGCCGGCACCATGACGATCACGACGACCTTAAAGGCGATCGGGTCCGACGCGACCGAGGTTACCATCGAATGTGCCAACGTCCCGGTGGGAATAGCGCCGGAGGATCATCAGGAAGGTCTGACGTCGACCTTGGAGAATCTTGCCGCTTACACCGAGGGGCCGGGCGGAGGCGGATAA